In Dunckerocampus dactyliophorus isolate RoL2022-P2 chromosome 14, RoL_Ddac_1.1, whole genome shotgun sequence, one DNA window encodes the following:
- the golga4 gene encoding golgin subfamily A member 4 isoform X4: MFKKLKQKINEEQSPQRNAQTHPQAQVGSVDRRSSQTPPFGHDGAPSPSDREVLAGMIAEPAFLSEYTIFALDHSKRPKTAQVASVSASKGPNRSPRGSINGDESASPHREEPQSFAQKLQLKVPSMESLIRGGASRAEHLFRSPSKESLVRSASRESLTHLGENEATGTPTYDPPSDIESEAEESPGSAEALSKEQLLHRLVRVEASLGKYRGKYSELVTAYRTVQRDKEKTQAILSQSQDKALRRIGELREELQMDQQAKKHLQDEFDAALEEKDQMITVLQTQVALLKKRLKGVSDGTLAHESEHLGREDADSASDSPLKDHEVEPEVHEEEGVSDPTKVMEALQQRVKRQENLLHKYKEVMRTYKERSSQLGSENETLQEQLQERLQDLERMKELHTTEKTKLINQLRDVKNQNEQLEQDKGMVIAETKRQMHETLEMKEEEVAQLRSRLQLANCQNEELQEQKEKAEKSAFEELERALSSAQKTEEARKQLQVQMEDQMREAERVNEEERKSLQQELTRVKQEVVTIMKKSSEERMAEMEKAHCEALDAKEEELSARISTAVEQCKAEFAQLTKEREQQASLALEDAELQKTALITEADNKLQEMQQQLEAARTRIMELESSLEKSSQDESSLSHEHSIQLDQLEDKHKEQMSTLKAEHQAQLEKHKDTLTQQHNAALEELKEKQRVELETFLKDKDLQIQIHTENVNQKLNAKQAEQEALSAELSEVLKSKQLLEVKLVEVQNEHCLALQDQVAKHSAEIVNIKQEHEQSLGGMEKTLKEELNALKIVLREKEKEIEELTQAETTLKQESHSNLQELNDKAKQLEDLRQSLSHLQLENSSFKEASNKISDDLVQSKKNVADFQDQLEVAKNDRQQKELLLQELEQQLQQSKKELAEQAKSHATELNTKHEEHTRLQKQLDDEKIAHEKKLKNTTTEMEAKLKTQETKMDKYRQKTKEMQDNFKKKLQQKEESMKKELAKKDTELQQKEQLVQEKILEMAQTNSQGLSNAVSELQANHLAEVEKLRDTHKREILDLEHHLQEKLGQQEEELMEKHSQTLQEKTQELEECSLKLTRSTEENEHVLATMKKMNEELVLQETTVQKLKEELDKAVVKIESLSTCEVLLREQMQSVERNLSQTVNERDSLQDKLNMTEEESREKLKTLSDKMEETEKQLQAFEGSRQKDMQNKSEEAAIKMKAMEAQFQQQLNMISNQMQHYCKDIHANVVDRTSKLCQRVELSVSVLQERLLCNQKKIMHLKNVVSSKIDKVCTLEENLRQKTEENNNLCISVEQVTAQVNAHMEQIKALTHENEKNSLSISEKAQKIEELSELNGVISVGLKENELQVSNLESIISDLKHQLEGNLKEKEEAILGLKQQHEEERQKALAQTEETIQRLKQERASASEQADALRASLSENVNNAASLKTRMEELERVISEKNEALQRLTTSFDNQSISKSEMDQVLSEKEQKVSGLTAELEGCNHRLNELQEQLDCKVEECEQLARDLKQQHNIRENERKELVEKLQQNSNSEQEMVKRLHHLEEDNQKCKSQLQSRQEEFEKLKDEMMRSKEEGLKETERLTTESARKVSELKKKAEQKIAQIKKQLTSQLEEKEEIIMTLQASQEELKRNETSSKECIHTLEEKTKSLGELLVKLKEEQASQLADERQTMEKSLDELRSTYEEKLSSEILSDSLHQTELRQAEAFQEVESKLKEAERKNGELFEEINTLKEEIRQKDVQCNQHQAALMQAQTSFEPDGKIECSSLQQANSMLENEVKNHPAEPDGDSFDSLKSKLNQMKNEKEKIHKDFTRLQKDIRSMRKEHEQDLEYVKKQLSAESEEKFRLELEDTEMKHKSEIKQLIREFNTQLAVKEKEIDTAVKEAIAKAQIVEAELISSHQEETIQLQKVVSQREEDLNRTVQKYEHVIQSREEEMGTRVWQVQKELEELRARSLGTSEMSTEELQVQLAEKTTLLSEARLKEQGFVERIHSLEDKIKCFHRNAVVTHLGSTHRDAARNKPEPLSEATEMEYLRKVLFEYMMGRETKTMAKVITSMLKFPPDQAQKVLDKEESKVMPWLSV, from the exons TCGTGGAGGCGCTAGCCGGGCTGAACACCTCTTTCGCTCTCCTTCTAAAGAAAGCCTGGTTCGGAGTGCTTCCCGTGAGTCTTTGACACATCTGGGTGAGAACGAGGCCACTGGCACCCCTACATACGACCCACCTTCGGATATCGAGAGCGAGGCTGAGGAGTCACCCGGAAGCGCGGAGGCTCTCTCCAAAGAGCAGCTGCTGCACCGTTTGGTCAGAGTGGAGGCGAGCCTGGGGAAGTATCGTGGGAAGTACTCAGAG CTGGTTACTGCATATCGAACAGTGCAACgagataaagaaaaaacacag GCCATTCTCAGTCAAAGTCAAGATAAAGCTCTCCGCAGAATAGGAGAACTACGTGAG GAGTTGCAAATGGACCAGCAGGCAAAGAAACACCTTCAGGACGAGTTTGATGCTGCACTAGAAGAGAAGGATCAGATGATTACCGTCCTCCAAACTCAG GTTGCTCTGCTGAAGAAGCGACTTAAAGGAGTTTCTGATGGCACTTTGGCCCATGAGAGTGAGCATCTTGGTCGTGAAGATGCTGACTCCGCATCTGACAGCCCTTTGAAGGACCATGAAGTTGAGCCTGAAGTACATGAAG AAGAGGGCGTCAGTGATCCAACTAAAGTCATGGAGGCTCTGCAGCAAAGAGTGAAGCGGCAGGAAAACCTACTGCACAAGTACAAAGAAGTTATGCGCACATACAAGGAGCGGAGCTCTCAGCTTGGTAGTGAGAATGAAACTCTGCAAGAGCAACTGCAGGAGAGACTGCAAGACCTGGAAAGGATGAAG gAACTCCACACAACAGAGAAGACAAAGCTGATCAATCAGTTGCGAGATGTTAAGAACCAAAATGAGCAGCTGGAGCAGGACAAG GGCATGGTGATTGCAGAAACAAAGCGTCAGATGCACGAGACTCTGGAAATGAAAGAAGAGGAGGTTGCACAGCTTCGGTCCAGGCTCCAGTTGGCTAATTGCCAGAACGAAGAGCTGCAGGAACAGAAAGAAAAGGCTGAGAAATCAG caTTTGAAGAGCTTGAAAGGGCACTGAGTTCAGCGCAGAAGACAGAGGAAGCCCGAAAACAGCTGCAAGTTCAAATGGAGGACCAAATGAGAGAAGCGGAAAGAGTCAATGAAGAAGAGAGGAAGAGTTTGCAGCAGGAACTCACACGGGTCAAACAGGAGGTTGTTACAATCATGAAG AAATCATCGGAAGAGAGAATGGCCGAGATGGAAAAAGCCCATTGTGAAGCTCTCGATGCTAAAGAAGAGGAGCTAAGTGCCAGAATCAGCACAGCTGTG GAGCAGTGCAAAGCAGAGTTTGCTCAGCTAACCAAGGAGCGAGAGCAGCAGGCTTCTTTGGCTTTAGAGGATGCAGAATTACAGAAGACAGCTCTAATAACTGAGGCCGACAATAAACTTCAAGAGATGCAACAACAGCTCGAAGCTGCAAGAACT AGAATAATGGAGCTGGAGAGTTCCTTGGAGAAGAGCTCGCAAGATGAATCCTCACTGTCCCATGAACACTCCATTCAGCTGGACCAGCTGGAGGATAAACATAAAGAGCAAATGTCTACTTTAAAGGCAGAGCACCAGGCACAGCTGGAAAAGCACAAGGACACCTTAACCCAGCAGCACAATGCTGCTCTGGAAGAGCTCAAGGAAAAACAGAGAGTTGAATTGGAGACATTTTTGAAAGATAAAGACCTGCAGATTCAAATTCACACAGAGAATGTGAACCAGAAGTTGAATGCAAAGCAAGCAGAGCAGGAAGCACTTTCCGCGGAGCTTTCTGAAGTTTTGAAGAGTAAACAACTTCTGGAAGTAAAGTTAGTGGAAGTACAAAATGAGCATTGTTTAGCTCTGCAGGATCAGGTGGCGAAGCACAGTGCAGAGATTGTAAATATCAAGCAGGAGCATGAGCAGTCTCTTGGAGGAATGGAGAAAACTCTGAAGGAGGAACTTAATGCTTTGAAAATCGTTTtaagagaaaaggaaaaggaaattgAAGAGCTCACTCAAGCAGAGACAACCCTAAAGCAGGAATCACATTCCAATCTTCAAGAACTAAATGACAAAGCAAAGCAACTGGAGGATTTGCGTCAGTCTTTATCACATCTCCAGCTGGAAAATTCAAGCTTTAAAGAAGCGTCAAATAAAATCTCAGATGATCTTGTTCAGTCTAAGAAAAACGTGGCAGATTTTCAGGATCAGCTGGAAGTAGCAAAGAATGACCGTCAACAGAAAGAATTATTGCTGCAAGAATTAGAACAGCAGTTACAGCAGAGCAAGAAGGAACTCGCTGAGCAGGCGAAATCACACGCGACAGAACTCAACACTAAGCATGAAGAGCATACCCGCCTTCAGAAACAGTTGGATGATGAAAAGATTGCTCAtgagaagaagctgaaaaacaCTACAACAGAGATGGAGGCTAAGCTGAAAACGCAGGAGACAAAGATGGACAAGTATAGACAAAAGACCAAAGAAATGCAAGATAACTTTAAGAAAAAGCTTCAGCAAAAAGAAGAATCCATGAAAAAGGAACTAGCAAAGAAGGATACAGAGCTTCAACAAAAAGAGCAACTAGTTCAAGAGAAAATATTAGAGATGGCCCAAACAAATTCCCAAGGCTTGAGCAATGCTGTGTCAGAGCTGCAAGCCAACCATTTGGCAGAAGTGGAGAAACTACGTGATACCCATAAACGTGAAATCCTGGACCTCGAGCATCATTTACAAGAGAAATTAggacagcaggaggaggaattaaTGGAAAAACACTCGCAAACATTGCAAGAAAAGACACAAGAGCTTGAGGAATGTTCCTTGAAACTTACCAGGAGCACGGAGGAAAATGAGCATGTACTTGCGACaatgaagaaaatgaatgaggaGCTTGTGCTTCAAGAAACCACTGTGCAAAAGCTGAAAGAAGAACTTGACAAAGCAGTGGTTAAGATTGAGAGTTTGTCAACGTGTGAAGTGTTGCTGAGAGAGCAAATGCAGTCAGTGGAGAGGAACCTCAGTCAGACTGTGAATGAGCGAGACTCACTACAGGACAAGCTCAACATGACAGAGGAAGAGAGCAGAGAGAAGTTAAAGACTTTGTCAGACAAGATGGAGGAAACGGAGAAGCAGCTCCAAGCCTTTGAAGGTTCCAGACAGAAGGATATGCAAAATAAATCTGAGGAAGCTGCTATTAAGATGAAGGCCATGGAAGCTCAGTTCCAACAGCAATTAAATATGATTAGCAACCAAATGCAGCATTACTGTAAGGATATCCATGCCAACGTGGTGGACAGGACTTCTAAACTTTGTCAGAGAGTTGAATTAAGCGTCTCTGTTTTACAAGAAAGACTTCTTTGTAATCAGAAAAAGATTATGCACCTTAAAAATGTTGTCTCTAGCAAAATAGATAAAGTTTGCACTTTAGAGGAGAATCTCCGCCAAAAGACTGAGGAGAATAACAATCTATGCATTTCAGTAGAACAGGTGACTGCTCAGGTAAATGCTCACATGGAGCAAATCAAAGCCTTAACACACGAGAATGAGAAAAATTCTCTGTCAATCAGTGAAAAAGCTCAGAAGATTGAGGAGTTGAGTGAATTGAACGGAGTCATATCAGTAGGTTTGAAAGAAAACGAGTTGCAAGTGAGTAACTTGGAAAGCATCATCAGTGACTTGAAACATCAACTAGAAGGTAATCTAAAAGAGAAGGAGGAAGCCATACTTGGGCTGAAGCAGCAGCATGAAGAGGAGAGACAAAAGGCCTTAGCTCAAACGGAAGAGACCATTCAGAGGTTAAAGCAAGAGCGAGCATCAGCTTCTGAGCAAGCAGATGCCCTTAGAGCCAGCCTGTCTGAGAATGTCAACAATGCAGCATCTCTAAAGACCAGGATGGAAGAGCTGGAGCGAGTTATCTCCGAGAAGAATGAAGCTTTGCAAAGGCTGACAACGAGTTTTGACAATCAGTCCATCAGCAAGTCTGAAATGGACCAAGTTTTGAGCGAGAAGGAGCAGAAGGTGAGCGGGTTGACCGCGGAGCTTGAGGGCTGCAACCATCGGCTTAATGAACTTCAAGAGCAGTTGGACTGTAAGGTAGAAGAGTGTGAACAACTTGCACGTGACCTCAAGCAGCAGCATAACATCAGGGAGAACGAGAGGAAAGAGTTGGTTGAAAAGCTTCAGCAGAACAGCAACTCGGAGCAAGAGATGGTGAAAAGGCTGCATCACCTTGAGGAGGACAACCAAAAGTGCAAAAGTCAGCTTCAGAGTCGGCAAGAAGAATTCGAAAAGCTGAAAGATGAGATGATGAGGAGCAAAGAGGAGGGTTTAAAGGAAACCGAGAGGTTGACAACAGAGAGTGCTCGGAAAGTCTCAGAACTGAAGAAGAAAGCCGAACAGAAAATTGCTCAAATTAAGAAACAGCTAACGTCACAGCTCGAGGAAAAAGAGGAAATTATCATGACTCTTCAGGCTAGCCAAGAGGAGCTCAAGAGGAATGAAACCTCCAGCAAAGAATGTATCCACACATTAGAGGAGAAAACTAAATCTCTTGGGGAGCTTCTTGTCAAGCTCAAAGAAGAGCAGGCGAGCCAGCTGGCTGATGAGAGGCAGACAATGGAGAAGTCTTTAGATGAACTGAGGAGCACGTATGAAGAGAAGCTGTCGTCTGAAATTCTGAGCGATTCATTGCACCAAACAGAGCTCAGGCAAGCAGAAGCCTTTCAAGAGGTTGAATCAAAGCTTAAAGAAGCTGAGAGGAAGAATGGAGAGCTCTTTGAAGAAATAAATACTCTAAAAGAAGAAATTAGACAGAAAGATGTCCAGTGTAATCAACATCAAGCTGCCTTGATGCAGGCCCAAACCTCATTTGAGCCTGACGGGAAGATAGAGTGCAGCAGTCTTCAGCAAGCAAACAGCATGTTGGAAAATGAGGTGAAAAACCACCCGGCCGAACCGGATGGGGATTCTTTTGATTCTCTCAAGAGCAAACTAAATCAGATGAAAAACGAGAAGGAGAAAATCCACAAAGATTTCACCAGGTTACAAAAGGACATCAGATCAATGAGGAAAGAACATGAACAGGACCTCGAGTATGTGAAGAAACAGTTGTCGGCGGAGAGTGAGGAGAAATTCAG ATTAGAATTAGAAGACACTGAAATGAAGCACAAATCAGAAATCAAGCAGTTAATCCGGGAGTTCAACACCCAGCTGGCTGTGAAAGAGAAAGAGATCGACACAGCAGTAAAAGAAGCCATTG CTAAGGCCCAGATTGTGGAGGCGGAGCTTATCAGTAGCCATCAAGAGGAAACCATTCAACTGCAGAAGGTGGTTTCCCAGAGGGAGGAGGACTTGAACAGAACAGTTCAGAAATATGAGCATGTCATACAG aGTCGAGAGGAGGAGATGGGAACCCGAGTGTGGCAGGTACAAAAAGAACTGGAGGAGTTGAGAGCTCGGAGCCTTGGAACTTCAGAG ATGAGCACTGAGGAATTgcag GTTCAGCTCGCTGAGAAGACGACTCTGCTTAGTGAAGCTCGACTGAAGGAGCAGGGCTTTGTTGAGAGG attcacTCGCTTGAGGACAAGATTAAATGTTTCCACCGGAACGCAGTCGTTACTCATCTCGGGAGCACACACAGAG ATGCTGCACGTAACAAACCTGAACCCCTCTCAGAAGCCACTGAGATGGAGTACTTGAGGAAGGTGCTGTTTGAGTACATGATGGGACGGGAAACAAAA ACGATGGCCAAAGTGATTACTTCCATGCTCAAGTTTCCTCCGGACCAAGCTCAAAAGGTTTTGGACAAAGAGGAGTCAAAAGTAATG CCTTGGTTAAGCGTCTGA